In Zingiber officinale cultivar Zhangliang chromosome 11B, Zo_v1.1, whole genome shotgun sequence, a single window of DNA contains:
- the LOC122033896 gene encoding uncharacterized protein ycf23-like — protein MMILFLQICVSSVDPLAFPSAVEAGAQMVEIGNYDSFYEMGIQFSPEQILKLTRETRRILPSITLSVTVPHMLSLPDQVKLAELLEQEGADIIQTEGGKYSSPSKPGVLGLIEKATPTLAAAYSISRAVQIPVMCSSGLSAVTAPMALTAGAAGVVCVLLLSNLIIICY, from the exons ATGATGATCTTGTTCTTGCAGATTTGTGTTTCCTCTGTGGACCCTTTGGCATTTCCttctgcagtggaagcaggtgcCCAAATG GTGGAAATTGGAAATTATGATTCTTTCTACGAGATGGGAATTCAGTTTTCCCCTGAACAG ATTCTAAAGCTCACTAGAGAAACTAGAAGGATTCTTCCATCCATTACACTGTCTGTAACCGTGCCACACATGCTTAGTCTCCCTGATCAG GTGAAGCTAGCAGAGTTGCTGGAACAGGAAGGTGCTGATATAATCCAAACTGAAGGAGGGAAATACTCAAGTCCATCAAAACCTGGTGTCCTTGGTTTGATCGAGAAG GCCACACCAACGCTAGCAGCTGCATACTCCATTTCCCGAGCAGTTCAGATTCCAGTTATGTGCTCATCTGGATTAAGCGCTGTCACTGCACCTATGGCTTTAACAGCAGGAGCAGCTGGTGTGGTATGCGTTCTTTTGctttctaatctaatcattatctgctactag